The window tctcatggttcttgcATAAAAAAATggtctaaaaaaatataattataaattaattaagattttaatttgatttatttaaaaatattaaaagggACACATGTTAATCAACTAATACGCCATTTGTCGTTTAAATAATACcataatcatgttttagttattGTTAGATAGAAACATAcggaatgtataaataattactTGAAATTGGGGCAATGGTGACAATATGATGAATTAGTATGTTGGTTGGTGGGTATGGTAATGAGGTTTGTTGGATTGACTTCTAATCTAAGCTAAACTCCATGATCTTAATATCATCATTGCAACCTTTTGCTTTTTCCAGTCTAACCAAATCCCAAGTCGTTAAAATTGAACAACCAGCAACACTAGATGTGGGTACACTTTTGCTCACAGATATTACTTACGAAAAACACAAATGTATAGTTTAGCTACAACATAGTCATTTTGGTGCGCATTGGATAGCACATATTTTCGCTTTGTATCTATGGCGATGTCCATATCACAGGTCCTTTGGTGGTGTTTGCTGCTGTTGTTTTATGCTAGATTTAGGGTTGTGTTCTCAGATACTGACCCTGGCGATGGTAAGCGCCTTTCATTCGTTATTCATATACCGAATTGGTTTGGAACAAAAATACGTCAACTAAGATTATTTGGTGAAAATGAACAGATATGCATATTGGAAGTTGCACTTAATGTATTTCTAATGCATACCTCGTAAATTGTTTGGTTTAAAATTGTATAGTactttatatcatttttaatgTTCGATGACCTATTACTTTTAATTAACATGTAAAACTGTGTTTACAGAGGAGGCACTGCGAGCATTGAAAGATCAATGGCAAAATACACCACCAAGCTGGAGAAGGTCAAACGATCCATGTTCGTGGGAAGGTGTCACTTGCAGCAACTCAAGAATCATCTCATTGTCGGTCGactttgttattaaaaaaaaattaacatttgGCAACTGTGCTAAACAGCACCCAAGTATGGGTTATATATCGTTCTATCTTTGAGTTAACTGCTTGTGTAACTCTTATATAGGGGATTGTCTAGCATGGGTCTGGTAGGTCAGCTCGTAGGTGACATTGGCGGCCTAACTGCATTAACATCCTTGTAAGGAACTTTCATTACTAGAGTCACTCTTGTAAGTGACAAAACATCGATAAACATACTTTGAATTGTTTTTCAGGGACTTGTCGTTTAATGGAGGTCTTACTGGTTCAATCTCTCCACGAATAGGCGACCTAAAAAGCCTCAACATATTGTGAGTTCCCCAAAAAGCTGTCTCTTCTTGTTATTGTTCATgcatattactccgtattagtGATGCTTAGAAATCTTGTTGTACCCAAGAATTTTAGCAGGTTGTAGCTTCACCGGTAGCATTCCACACGAGCTTGGAAATCTTCAAGAGCTAGCATTTTTGTATGAATCTCTTCAACTCTAATCTTATACGTAGTGGTGACAATGGCATGCGATATATTATTAACTGGCTCACTTTGGATTGTGTTTTATCAGAAAAGATGTCAATCGGGtccaaagttttttttaaaaaaaaaacagcccACAAATGTCCAGAAAAATGTAAATGGACCATACCCTCCTTTATTTGACTAGTATTTGAAGAGGGACATGTTTCAACCTGAACCCAAAGTTACCAATTACACAACCCAACATTATCCCTGTTAGTAAGAAAATTAGTATGCTACGAGTGATTTCAATGATCTTAAATGAAAACAGGGCTCTGAACACGAACAACTTAACCGGTGGAATCCCTTCTTCATTGGGATCTCTTTCTAAACTTTACTGGCTGGACCTCGCAGAGAATCATCTCACAGGACCCATTCCTGTATCAACTAACACCGAACCAGGCCTGGATCTGCTAAAACATGCTAAGCATTTGTGAGTacacttcattttttttaaattttgccaATCCAAGCCCTCTCCAATAAAATGAACCCATTTCATATCCAACACCTTTTGACTGGCAGCCATTTCAATAAGAACAAGCTTTCAGGGTGGATCCCTGAGCAACTTTTCAGCGAAGACATGGTGCTGATACACGTGTAAGTTAAAATTGACCCCTGCAAAATATTCTGATTATTGATGTCCTAAACCATCAACCAAGGTGGCCTAGTGGTCAGAAGACATGTTGTCCTCATAAGATGTCTAAGGTTCGAATCACTAGCTACATCTTTGGGGTGGCTGGGAAGAGGATTGGAAATGATTGCGGAAGTTCACATGTATCTGTGTCAAAAGACTCGCCCTCCTGGGTAACCTGAATTGGGCGAAAAAACCCAACTGTTTACCCCTTTATTTATTCACGTTCTAATTTTTTATGTCCTTTAATAATAGATTGTTCGATGGGAACCAATTAAGTGGAACAATCCCATCCACAATAGGATATGTTCAGACACTAGAGGTCCTGTAAGTATTTCAAGTACCTTTCTTTCATTACCGTTCTACAAAACATTTATAGACGATAACTATCATGGAACGGATTGTTCATTTGCAACAGTCGGCTTGATAGAAATGCATTGTCAGGTGAGGTGCCAATGAACTTTAACAACCTTACTAGCCTAAGTGAACTGTGAGTACATCTTCTCTAGCAATACAAACGTATGTACAAAATAGAAAACTTTGACTTTTGACTTGGGCattatgcatatgtatataggAATTTAGCTCACAACAATCTATATGGAGCCTTACCAGATTTAAATGGGATGAATGCCCTCAGTTACGTGTAAGTTGTAATACTTGAAGTAGCACATGATATTCATTTCCCTTTAACTCTTATGTTTTATTGATATCGTTCTAAGGTATCACGGTTCTTGTTCAGGGACTTGAGCAACAACTCCTTTCATGTGTCTGAGCCTCCGGTTTGGTTTTCAACCTTACCATCATTAACCACTCTGTGAGCCCCTAATACCTACTACTGAGTTGGAAACTTTCTTCATAAATTCTGATCTTATGTTTCACTATGGCTATTCTGCTAAGGGTTATGGAGTTTGGTTCACTTAAAGGGAAGCTGCCACAAGAACTTTTCAGCTTATCAGGAATCCAACAAGTGTAAGATTCTAACATTGACTTTTAAACGTTGAACTTATTAATTTCATGATCCAACTTCAATGTTCAAAGTAGGGTTTTGACCACAGACGTCAAAGAGTACCTATTTTTATGGTTGGTTCATGGAAATAATTGAACAGAAAACTGAGGAACAATGAGCTTAATGATACATTGAGTATGGGGAGCAGTGTCAGTGAGCAGCTACAACTGGTAGATTTGCAACGCAATGACATTGAAGCAGTGACACTAAGTGCTGAATACAAAAACACATTGGAGTGAGcattttaaatttcttttataatctAAAATACACCCTTATGTGTGTATAGAAAGGGTTCTTTAAGAACCCATATTTTGAAAAGGTCAAACGAGTTGGCCAGTTCAACGTTCTTTAAACAGGTTAAAACGTCTAAGGTCGCTTTATTAGCGATagctaaatttgaaaaaaatattgttgACAACTCAGTCAACCCAACCTGCTTATATTTTAGACTATAACCCTTTCTGACTCATTATGCAACATGCACATTTTATCACCTCTAAGAAGATAGCATGTATTTTCAGGCTATCTGGAAACCCAGTCTGCAATACAGCTCTTGCACACACTAACTATTGCCGAGTTCAACAACAAACCTCAAAGGCATATTCTACAAGCTTAGCTAACTGTGGGAGCAAATCCTGTCCTTCGGATCAGAAACTTAGCCCTCAGACTTGTGACTGTGCTTACCCGTATGAAGGCACATTGTACTTTAGAGGACCCTCGTTTAGAGAGTTATCAAATGCTAATGTATGGCATTCTCTAGAAATGAGCCTTTGGGTTAAACTAGGCCTGACCCCCGGCTCAGTTTCACTGCAAAATCCATTCTTCAACACTGATGAATACCTTCAGGTTTACTTGCAACTGTTTCCATCAAAGGCCAAGCATTTTGACCGATTAGAGATTCAAAAGATGGGGTTTTACTTGAGTAATCAAACCTACAAGCCTCCAGCTGGATTTGGACCGTATTTTTTTATTGCGACTCCTTATATTTTCTCAGGTATGTTTATATAACGATTACATGTGGATAAATGGACAGATTCCGTTACATATCATCTTGGGTAACTTTTTGTGTTGTCAAAACGGGTTTTACCATGGCAGATTGGCCTGAAACACATTTTTATCCAAAAATTGCTACTACTTTCAAACAGTTGTGCATGAAGTATAATTACAAAAGCTCTATTATTTCaagaaaacactttttttatacaataattCAAAAACTTATGATATTTTTAGGAGGCCATCGAGATGCTCCCGTTGGTGTTGGTGGCATTGTTGGCATCACTACCAGCTGTACCATAATGGTCATCATACTTATTGGGCTCTTTCTATATGCTGTTCGTCAAAAGAAGCGTGCTGAAAAAGCAATTGGTTTGAGTAGACCTTTCGGTAATTTTTCGCCCGGGGTCTCTTTCGTGAGCTATGTGCATCAGGTTTTCTCTGCATTTCATTGATATGAtacatttaatttgttttggatGTTCCACAGCATCTTGGGCTTCAAGTGGTAAAGATGGTGGAGGTGCACCACAGCTAAAGGGAGCTAGATTTTTTTCTTACGATGAACTCAAGAAGAGCACAAGTAACTTCTCTGATGCCAATCAGATAGGATATGGTGGTTATGGAAAGGTATATCCACACATGATATTGAGGTTGTTGACTGAGGTGTCAAAATGGACaagttgggtaacgggtcaaaacaggGGTTAGGCTAATATTTTGGTACTGCTGGAAATCAGTCAGATTAGGTTGACCCAATACTATTGTatccaaaatttatttaattttccaaCAAATAAATACAGCGTCGTATATGACTACAGAATTTTTATTACTTCATTAATAATGTATCGTTTATTTGGGgtagtttatataatataaacctGTCATCCCGTTATTTTCTTTGGAAACATTTCCACATTATGTAAAAGGATGTATTTTTTCATTTCTATCCTGGACTGATTTTACTTGAGAACATCATCAATGGATTTCAGCTAATTGACACAGGTCTATAGAGGAACGGTAGCTGGGGGGCAAGTAGTTGCCATCAAAAGAGCTCAAAAAGCATCCATGCAAGGTGGACTTGAATTCAAGACGGAGATTGAGTTGCTTTCAAGGGTTCATCACAAGAACCTTGTGGGTCTAATCGGATTTTGTTTTGAAGAAGGTGAACAGATGCTCGTTTATGAGTTTATGTCAAATGGAACCCTCAGAGAGAGCCTGTCAGGTGAATATTAACTTGCATTTTCCCTTTCTAAAAACTGTCATATGTGATCCTGTCATAAAATAAGCTTAAGTCCTCTTAATTTGTAGGAAAATCGGGAATTCATCTTGATTGGAAACGGAGACTTCGCATTGCTTTAGGTTCAGCAAGAGGACTCACTTATCTACATGAGCTGGCAAATCCTCCTATCATTCATCGAGATATAAAGTCCACCAATATCCTTTTAGATGAAAATCTAACGGCAAAAGTTGCAGACTTCGGCCTATCTAAGCTCATTTCTGATACCGAAGGAAATGTATCGACTCAAGTTAAGGGTACAATGGTGAGTCTCCTATTGCAAAATAGTATAAAACTATCTAACACCCATTGACTTATGAATGGGATGATGTGTATTATATTTAGCCTATAAAGTTTCAAGCAGCAacgtaaaaaactaaaaataagttAATGAGTTAGAATGGGTCAAAAGCTGGCAAAATAAAGGACCTGGagtgtaacaaactttggacgaatgtctatagtaggaaataactaaagttttgtgtattgtatgcaaacaattttaaaaaaatgtttattgtatataagaaaacatacgtgacaaccatatagaggtgccacttgtctgattttaattggttgaatacattttcttacatacaataaacattattttcgagttgtttacatacaatacatataactttagttatttcctactatagactttcgttcaaagtttgttacattagaAGATACTTATCCCAAAATAAATCTTCTAAGCATAAACTTCTTAAAATCACTGTATTAAAATCTTGGGCAGCCTTGCACTTCGaacaaatcaaatcacaaattaatataataaataaataaaaaaagatttttgtaatcatatacatacattaatCTCTAAGCTAAGTTCAAAATTTCCGGACAAAAGGAGTTTGGGTCAACATGGTCAGACGCCTGATCTGCCAGCTCTATGCAGTATCACTACACTCCAGCTTTGTACAATTACATAAACAAC is drawn from Erigeron canadensis isolate Cc75 chromosome 9, C_canadensis_v1, whole genome shotgun sequence and contains these coding sequences:
- the LOC122582153 gene encoding leucine-rich repeat receptor protein kinase HPCA1 — protein: MAMSISQVLWWCLLLLFYARFRVVFSDTDPGDEEALRALKDQWQNTPPSWRRSNDPCSWEGVTCSNSRIISLGLSSMGLVGQLVGDIGGLTALTSLDLSFNGGLTGSISPRIGDLKSLNILILAGCSFTGSIPHELGNLQELAFLALNTNNLTGGIPSSLGSLSKLYWLDLAENHLTGPIPVSTNTEPGLDLLKHAKHFHFNKNKLSGWIPEQLFSEDMVLIHVLFDGNQLSGTIPSTIGYVQTLEVLRLDRNALSGEVPMNFNNLTSLSELNLAHNNLYGALPDLNGMNALSYVDLSNNSFHVSEPPVWFSTLPSLTTLVMEFGSLKGKLPQELFSLSGIQQVKLRNNELNDTLSMGSSVSEQLQLVDLQRNDIEAVTLSAEYKNTLELSGNPVCNTALAHTNYCRVQQQTSKAYSTSLANCGSKSCPSDQKLSPQTCDCAYPYEGTLYFRGPSFRELSNANVWHSLEMSLWVKLGLTPGSVSLQNPFFNTDEYLQVYLQLFPSKAKHFDRLEIQKMGFYLSNQTYKPPAGFGPYFFIATPYIFSGGHRDAPVGVGGIVGITTSCTIMVIILIGLFLYAVRQKKRAEKAIGLSRPFASWASSGKDGGGAPQLKGARFFSYDELKKSTSNFSDANQIGYGGYGKVYRGTVAGGQVVAIKRAQKASMQGGLEFKTEIELLSRVHHKNLVGLIGFCFEEGEQMLVYEFMSNGTLRESLSGKSGIHLDWKRRLRIALGSARGLTYLHELANPPIIHRDIKSTNILLDENLTAKVADFGLSKLISDTEGNVSTQVKGTMGYLDPEYYMTQQLTDKSDVYSFGVVMLELITARPPISKGKYIVREVRLALDKTNEDEYELRKLLDSSIRNMTHLTGFRRFIQLAMQCVEDSAADRPTMSDVVKALETILISDGLHTDSTSASSSATEFGSVKSASRHPYSEATLKRNNNDAFEYSGGYNISAKVEPK